ACATCAACCCCTGCTTCGACCAGAACTCGGTTCATGGCGTGTGGTTGTTCTAGCTGCTCAAAGACCTGGATTTCGCCGTCGTCAAGCAAACGAAGCTGTTGAATCCGAAGCTTTTCTTCCAATATCTGTACTGCGCGATATGGATTCGATGATTTCACCGTGAGATACTGCTTCCCCTTCCGCTCCAATTCATCCATGGCGATCTCTTCGACCAATTGACCTTGATGAATGATGCCGACCCGATCGGCCAACTGCTCAATTTCCGGAAGAATATGGCTAGAGACAAAGATGGTGATATTTCGATATTTACTCAAATCTCGAATGATGTGGCGAATTTCTCGAATCCCGGCCGGATCGAGTCCATTCGTCGGTTCATCGAGAATGAGCAATTCCGGTTCATGCAGTAATGCCCTTGCGATACCCAATCGTTGTTTCATTCCTAACGAGAACTGATTGACCTGTTTATCGGCAGCCTGCCCCAGCCCCATAAAAGAAAGAATCTCGTCAACGGCCTTCAGATTCGGCAGACCAATCATTCTCGCGTTATAGAGAAGGTTTTCTCGTGCCGTTAAGTGGGTATAGAACCCCGGATACTCAATCATGGAACCAATGCGGCGAAACATGTCTTGCCCGAAGGATTCCTTCGGTCGGCCAAACAGTCGAATCTGACCTTGAGATGGGCGAATCAGGCCCATGATCATCCGTATCGTCGTCGTTTTCCCTGCACCGTTTCTCCCCAAAAAACCGTATATCTCCCCGGTCCTCACGGATAGATTCAAGCCTTTGACCGCCCAGGTTCCGTTGTAAACTTTGCCCAGATTCGAGACTTCTAAAATCGGTGTCCTTTGATGCATGTCTTTCTCCCTCCCTTGGATAAAAGTATATCCGAGGAAGTTTACAGAGACTTTTCTCCAACCTTAACCCTGCCTTAAATTGATCGGTCTATGCGGAAGGCCATTGGATGATAAAAGAAAGGCCTCCCTCCTCGGAAGGTTCTGCATATAGATTGCCCTTTTGCATGCGTAGAAGTTGCCGGGAAATCGCCAATCCCAATCCAAGGCCTTTGGACTTTCGTTGCCGTTGAAAGGGCTCAAAGATATCATCATCATCGACTTCGGGTTTCCCTTTCCCGTTGTCTTCAATGAGCGTCTGTCTTTTATTTACGTCCAATCTCACGCGTATCATGGTTACGTCAAGGGCATGATCGATGGCATTTTGGATGAGGTTTCGAATCACCCTTGCAACCGTTTCCGGATCAATGGTCACGTTGACCACCAGTGGAATTTCAGCAATCAGTTGAATGCCTCTGGCTTCCAGCCCCGGTAAAAATTCTATCAGCACTTCACGGTGGGTTTCTGCAAGATTGATGGTTTGGGGAAAAATCTGCTCTTGATGCAAGTCCAACTTGGCCCACTCAAAGAAACGGTTCAGGGTGTTGAGTAACGTCAGCCCTTTATGGTAAGCCGTTTCTATATATTCGTCTTTCTTATCGGGATTCGTCAGCCCTTTGTGCACCGCTTCGAGATACCCTAATACAGATGCCAGCGGGGTTCGCAGGTCATGGGTGATGGCGGTGATAAATTGCCTGCGCTGTTCATCATCCCTACGCTTGTTGCTCTCTTGTATATGCAGTTGTTGGAGAAGGATATTGACTTGCTCTGCGATCGGATGAAGCAACGAAAGGTGCGAATAAAAACGTACTTGTCGATTTCCCTGAATCGCTTCCGCCAACAGCCGTTGCATACGCCTGACTTCTTGATAAACTATCGCCATAAACACAATGCCTGTTCCCAAGAAGACGATAAAGACAACAGTAACCCATCCGAACAGGTTCATTTTCCACACACCAATCGATAGCCTAATCCGCGAACGGTCTGCAATCGCTGCGGGTTAGCGG
The Heliomicrobium undosum genome window above contains:
- a CDS encoding sensor histidine kinase, producing the protein MNLFGWVTVVFIVFLGTGIVFMAIVYQEVRRMQRLLAEAIQGNRQVRFYSHLSLLHPIAEQVNILLQQLHIQESNKRRDDEQRRQFITAITHDLRTPLASVLGYLEAVHKGLTNPDKKDEYIETAYHKGLTLLNTLNRFFEWAKLDLHQEQIFPQTINLAETHREVLIEFLPGLEARGIQLIAEIPLVVNVTIDPETVARVIRNLIQNAIDHALDVTMIRVRLDVNKRQTLIEDNGKGKPEVDDDDIFEPFQRQRKSKGLGLGLAISRQLLRMQKGNLYAEPSEEGGLSFIIQWPSA
- a CDS encoding ABC transporter ATP-binding protein: MHQRTPILEVSNLGKVYNGTWAVKGLNLSVRTGEIYGFLGRNGAGKTTTIRMIMGLIRPSQGQIRLFGRPKESFGQDMFRRIGSMIEYPGFYTHLTARENLLYNARMIGLPNLKAVDEILSFMGLGQAADKQVNQFSLGMKQRLGIARALLHEPELLILDEPTNGLDPAGIREIRHIIRDLSKYRNITIFVSSHILPEIEQLADRVGIIHQGQLVEEIAMDELERKGKQYLTVKSSNPYRAVQILEEKLRIQQLRLLDDGEIQVFEQLEQPHAMNRVLVEAGVDVFHLSVQKETLEDRFMRLTGGETR